The following proteins come from a genomic window of Denitromonas sp.:
- a CDS encoding AMP-binding protein, producing the protein MAHVPDTEHPHDAERLLQLVDALAGELRPGAQLRAGLDSQLDRDLGLDSLARVELLARVERACGVQLPTEVLGDAQTPRDVLAALADAGHAPRPAAAEGARQAAPVRVAGLPEDAPRLIEVLDWHLARHPDRTHVTFYRAPDATETLSYAQLAQAGRSMAGALCRAGVGPGDCVALMLPSGLDFFRCFFGILMAGAVAVPMYPPARPAQLEDHLLRQAGILRNCEARVLITFDTVRPLARMLTGLSPSLRHVLTPADLDAPPGAVAATGADDLALIQYTSGSTGDPKGVMLSHRNLLANIRTWGRAIGMGSTDVAVSWLPLYHDMGLIGAWLGSLYHGCPLVLMSPLDFLARPERWLWAIHHHRGTVTAAPNFAFELCVKRLADQPLDGLDLSSWRLAANGAEPVSADTLARFAQAFARCGLRPEALAPVYGLAESTVGLCVPPPGRGVRIDRVAPEPMHTRGAADPVPEGADALRFIACGPPLPEHQVRVVDAAGRPLPERRVGRLEFRGPSATRGYYRNPTASARLFDDGWLVTGDYAYLADGEVYITGREKDLIIRGGRNFYPYDLEQVIGELAGVRKGCVAVFGVVDAQAADEQLVVVAETREADPAQRAALEQCIAGAAVAQIGVPPDVVVLAPPHSVLKTSSGKLRRAAVREAYLKGTLGASTRPTWLQLLRLQAASVRGHLRGALRWLREHVYGAWVWGLFWLLAPLAALAIFALPGLAARWRATHRLARVFQRLSGCPMTVSGLEHLPPGPVLFVANHASYADGLVLGAALPMPVAFVAKGEFRHNRVMRPLFERMGAHFVARFDSRQGVSDVKAMGEIAHQSPPLLFFAEGTFGSSPGLRGFRLGAFQIATQQGLPVVPVAIAGTRKVLPAGSWRPRRGALSVTVCASVMPTGEDWHDMLALRDAVRAAILAHCGEPDAGGG; encoded by the coding sequence ATGGCGCACGTCCCCGACACGGAACACCCCCACGATGCCGAGCGGCTGCTGCAGCTGGTCGACGCGCTCGCTGGCGAGTTGCGGCCGGGCGCACAGCTTCGCGCCGGGCTCGACAGCCAGCTCGACCGCGACCTCGGCCTCGACAGCCTCGCCCGGGTCGAGCTGCTGGCGCGTGTCGAGCGCGCGTGTGGCGTGCAGCTGCCGACCGAGGTGCTGGGCGATGCGCAGACCCCGCGCGACGTGCTCGCCGCCCTGGCCGATGCCGGCCATGCGCCCCGGCCAGCGGCCGCCGAGGGTGCCCGGCAGGCGGCGCCGGTGCGTGTGGCGGGCTTGCCCGAGGACGCGCCGCGCCTCATCGAGGTGCTCGACTGGCATCTGGCGCGTCACCCCGACCGCACGCATGTCACCTTCTACCGCGCGCCCGATGCCACCGAGACGCTGAGCTATGCCCAGCTGGCCCAGGCCGGGCGCAGCATGGCCGGGGCGCTGTGCCGCGCCGGGGTCGGGCCGGGCGACTGCGTGGCGCTCATGCTGCCCTCGGGGCTCGACTTCTTCCGCTGCTTCTTCGGCATCCTCATGGCCGGCGCCGTAGCGGTGCCCATGTACCCGCCGGCACGCCCGGCCCAGCTCGAGGACCACCTGCTGCGCCAGGCCGGTATCCTGCGCAACTGCGAGGCGCGGGTGCTGATCACCTTCGACACCGTGCGCCCGCTGGCGCGCATGCTCACCGGCCTGTCGCCGAGCCTGCGCCATGTGCTCACCCCGGCCGACCTCGACGCCCCACCGGGAGCGGTGGCCGCCACCGGCGCCGACGATCTGGCGCTGATCCAGTACACCTCCGGCTCCACCGGCGACCCCAAGGGCGTGATGCTCAGCCACCGCAACCTGCTCGCCAACATCCGCACCTGGGGGCGGGCCATCGGCATGGGGTCCACCGATGTGGCCGTGAGCTGGCTGCCGCTGTATCACGACATGGGCCTGATCGGTGCCTGGCTGGGCAGCCTGTACCACGGCTGCCCGCTGGTGCTGATGTCGCCGCTCGATTTCCTGGCCCGGCCCGAGCGCTGGCTGTGGGCGATCCATCACCACCGCGGCACGGTGACCGCCGCGCCCAATTTCGCCTTCGAGCTGTGCGTCAAGCGCCTGGCCGACCAGCCGCTCGACGGGCTGGACCTGTCCTCCTGGCGCCTCGCGGCCAATGGCGCCGAGCCGGTCAGCGCCGACACCCTGGCGCGCTTCGCGCAGGCCTTTGCCCGCTGCGGCCTGCGGCCGGAGGCGCTGGCGCCGGTCTACGGGCTGGCTGAATCGACCGTTGGCCTGTGCGTGCCGCCGCCCGGGCGCGGAGTGCGTATCGACCGCGTGGCGCCCGAGCCGATGCACACCCGCGGCGCGGCCGACCCGGTGCCCGAAGGGGCGGACGCGCTGCGTTTCATCGCCTGCGGCCCGCCCTTGCCCGAGCACCAGGTGCGCGTGGTTGACGCCGCCGGCCGGCCGCTGCCCGAACGGCGCGTCGGGCGGCTGGAGTTCCGTGGCCCCTCGGCCACCCGCGGCTACTACCGCAACCCGACGGCGAGCGCGCGGCTGTTCGACGACGGCTGGCTGGTGACTGGCGATTACGCCTACCTCGCCGACGGCGAGGTGTACATCACCGGTCGCGAAAAAGACCTCATCATCCGCGGCGGGCGCAACTTCTACCCCTACGACCTGGAACAGGTCATCGGTGAGCTGGCCGGCGTGCGCAAGGGCTGCGTGGCGGTGTTCGGCGTGGTGGATGCGCAGGCGGCTGACGAACAGCTGGTGGTGGTGGCCGAGACACGCGAAGCGGACCCCGCACAACGTGCCGCGCTCGAGCAGTGCATTGCCGGCGCAGCGGTGGCGCAGATCGGTGTGCCGCCCGACGTGGTGGTGCTGGCGCCGCCGCATTCGGTGCTCAAGACCTCCAGCGGCAAGCTGCGCCGCGCGGCGGTGCGCGAGGCTTACCTGAAGGGCACGCTGGGCGCCTCGACCCGGCCCACCTGGTTGCAGCTGCTGCGGCTGCAGGCGGCGAGCGTGCGCGGGCACTTGCGCGGCGCCCTGCGCTGGCTGCGCGAGCATGTCTACGGCGCCTGGGTGTGGGGCCTGTTCTGGCTGCTGGCGCCGTTGGCGGCGCTGGCCATCTTTGCCTTGCCCGGCCTTGCTGCCCGCTGGCGCGCGACCCATCGGCTGGCGCGGGTGTTTCAGCGGCTCAGCGGCTGCCCGATGACGGTCTCTGGCCTCGAACACCTGCCGCCCGGCCCGGTGCTGTTCGTCGCCAACCACGCCAGCTACGCCGACGGCCTGGTCCTGGGCGCCGCGCTGCCGATGCCGGTGGCCTTCGTGGCCAAGGGCGAGTTCCGGCATAACCGGGTGATGCGCCCCTTGTTCGAGCGCATGGGGGCGCATTTCGTGGCGCGCTTCGATTCACGGCAAGGGGTGTCGGACGTCAAGGCGATGGGCGAGATCGCCCACCAGTCGCCGCCGCTGCTGTTCTTTGCCGAAGGCACGTTCGGCAGCAGCCCGGGCCTGCGCGGCTTCCGGCTCGGCGCTTTCCAGATTGCTACCCAGCAGGGCCTGCCGGTGGTGCCGGTGGCCATCGCCGGCACCCGGAAGGTGCTGCCGGCGGGGTCGTGGCGGCCGCGACGCGGCGCCTTGTCGGTGACGGTCTGCGCGTCCGTCATGCCGACCGGCGAAGACTGGCATGACATGCTCGCCCTGCGTGATGCCGTGCGCGCGGCCATCCTCGCCCATTGTGGTGAGCCGGACGCGGGCGGCGGCTGA